A single genomic interval of bacterium harbors:
- a CDS encoding tetratricopeptide repeat protein has product MPESKPTIAYQRGLDAFARGDFAEAERHLLVALPEHQDYANIYAMLGAIQHLKGRFGDTIKLLAKALEINPNYTEAKVNLMVLLQDLGRYDRSHKILKDLQRGEDALPQSPDPLSRNRLANAHAVTGDMYMAIDVYDAAIRSYEAALALRPSYIDIRLKLARAFHAAGDLQNAEIQCRTCLSAFPEMNEARVYLGTLLEAQGRRDDAIEAWRQVLALEPANDEALRYMQSVGAPLPDEADRGSRIED; this is encoded by the coding sequence ATGCCCGAATCGAAACCGACCATCGCTTATCAACGCGGCCTGGACGCCTTCGCGCGCGGCGATTTCGCCGAGGCCGAGCGCCATCTGCTTGTCGCGCTACCGGAACACCAGGACTACGCGAACATCTACGCGATGCTGGGCGCGATCCAGCACCTGAAAGGCCGGTTCGGCGACACGATCAAACTTCTGGCCAAGGCGCTCGAGATCAACCCGAACTACACCGAGGCCAAGGTCAACCTCATGGTCCTCTTGCAGGACCTGGGCCGCTACGACCGATCGCACAAAATCCTGAAAGACCTTCAACGCGGCGAGGACGCCCTGCCGCAGTCGCCCGATCCGCTTTCGCGAAACCGCCTGGCAAACGCGCACGCCGTGACCGGCGACATGTACATGGCGATCGACGTTTACGACGCCGCGATCCGAAGCTACGAGGCGGCGCTCGCGCTGCGTCCGAGTTACATCGACATCCGGCTCAAGCTCGCGCGCGCCTTCCACGCCGCGGGCGATCTGCAAAACGCGGAGATCCAGTGCCGCACATGCCTGTCCGCGTTTCCGGAGATGAACGAGGCGCGCGTCTACCTGGGCACGCTGCTCGAGGCGCAGGGACGCCGCGACGACGCGATCGAGGCCTGGCGGCAGGTGCTCGCCCTGGAGCCCGCGAACGACGAGGCGCTCCGCTACATGCAAAGCGTCGGCGCGCCCCTGCCGGATGAGGCGGATCGAGGATCGAGGATCGAGGATTGA